Part of the Candidatus Thiothrix putei genome, GACATGCCTGCAACATGGGGTGAATCACCGTGATTGCGCAGGTCAACGGCCAATACGGTGCGTTTGCCTGCTTGTCCCTTGGCAAATGTTTGCCAGTTATCCAGCGAACCCAATAAGCCGTGTAGCACTAACAAGGGTGGGCTGCTGTCTAATGTTCCAAATAGCCGGTAATTCAGCACGCGAAATCACGCCCCATCCTGGCAATATCTTCCAAAATAGTCGTGCGAGCCTCTGGGGTTAGCGAGGGTATATTGTAGTAAATGCTGTGACGTACATCTTTGATACCACAGAAGGCTAATGTGCCGTCCGTGACCGGGCGGTAGATCAGGTGTTCCGCGTCCGTTTGGCGGAAATAATCTTCTGTGCCACCCGCTGTGATCAGGACGAGGGCGCGTTGGTGTTTCAGCAAGCCTTTCACCCCTTCCTGTGAATATTCAAAGGCCGTGCCATTGGTTAATACGTGATCAAACCAGCCCTTCAGTATGGCGGGGCGGTCAAACCACCACAGGGGGTAAATGAAGACTAAGCCATCCGCCCATAACAAATCTTGTTGCTCGCGACTGATTTTTTCGGGGATAACGCCCGTTTGCAGTACCGCTAAGTCAGTGGCGCGTAATACGGGGTCGAAATCTTCAGCATATAAGTCTTTGATTCGTACTTCATGACCACCTTCCAGCAAGCCTTTACGACAATAATCCAGCATGGCATGGTTAAAGCTGCTGGGGTTGGGATGAGCGTAAACAATCAGAACGCGCATGAGTTTTCCACTTGTAAAATTAGGATTCGGTTAGTGTAGGGTATCATTCGTCGGCATGGCTGACTTGAATAATAACTCAGTGTCGATGGCATCCAGTGTATAATTGGCATTGCAGAATTCACAAATGATCTCAATTTTTCCTTGCTCTTGGA contains:
- a CDS encoding NAD(P)H-dependent oxidoreductase; the encoded protein is MRVLIVYAHPNPSSFNHAMLDYCRKGLLEGGHEVRIKDLYAEDFDPVLRATDLAVLQTGVIPEKISREQQDLLWADGLVFIYPLWWFDRPAILKGWFDHVLTNGTAFEYSQEGVKGLLKHQRALVLITAGGTEDYFRQTDAEHLIYRPVTDGTLAFCGIKDVRHSIYYNIPSLTPEARTTILEDIARMGRDFAC